The genomic segment ACGCCGGATCGACCCCTTCCCGGCCTTCGAGCGTACCGCTGGCATGCCCGGGGTCGATGGCCAGCCACTGGCCCGGAAAGGCTTCGCCGCGACCGATCTCCACGCCGTGCAGAGCGAGGCTGTAGGTGTGCGGCGCGAACTCCAGGTTGTCCCGAATATGCACCACCGGCGGCAGAAATCCGATCTCGGCGGCGAACTTCTTCCGCACGCCCTTGATACGGCGCAGCAGCTCGCCGTTCTGCTGAGCGTCGACCAGTCCGATCAGACGATAGCCCACTTCCAGCCCCAGCGCATCGATCAGCTGTACGTCGTCCCAGCTGGCCTCCTGGGTTTCGGCCGTAGCGGTCGGCGGGGGTGTTTCGGCGGCCTCAGCGGCCAGCCGCAGGCGCTCGCGCTGGCCCAACCACCAGCCGAGCCCGCCCAGCAGGCCGGTGAACAGCAAGAACACCAGATTGGGCATGCCCGGCACCAGTCCGAGCAGACCGAGCACGCCCGCGCAAAGAAACAGCACCCGCGGGTTGGTGAACAGCTGGCCGATGAGCTGCTGGCCGACATCCTCGTCGCTGGCCACGCGCGATACGGTCACGCCGGCCGCAGTGGAGATGACCAGCGCCGGCACCTGGGCGACAAGCCCGTCGCCGATGGTCAGCAGCGTATAGGTACGCGCGGCCTCGCCGACCGACAGATCATGCTGGCCCATCCCGATGAGCAGGCCGCCGATCAGGTTGATCACCATGATCAGGATGCCGGCGATGGCATCCCCGCGCACGAACTTGCTGGCGCCGTCCATGGAGCCGTAGAAGTCGGCTTCCTGGGAGGTCTCACGGCGCCGGATCTTGGCGGTTTCTTCGTCGATCAGACCGGCGTTGAGATCGGCATCGATAGCCATCTGCTTGCCCGGCATCGCGTCCAGCGTGAAGCGCGCACCGACCTCGGCGATCCGTCCCGCCCCCTTGGTGATCACCATGAAATTGATCACGATCAGGATCAGGAACACCACCAGACCGACCGCGAAGTTTCCGCCCACAAGAAACGCACCGAACGCCTCGATCACGTCGCCGGCCGCGCCCGGCCCCGTATGGCCGTGCATGAGCACCACCCGGGTGGAGGCCACGTTCAGCGACAGGCGCAACAGGGTGGCGAACAGCAACACCGCAGGAAAGGCGGCGAAGTCGAGCGGCTTGGTGGTGAACATGCTCACCAGCAGCACCATCACCGACAGCGCGATGTTGAAGGTGAACAGCAGATCCAGCACGAACGGCGGCAAGGGCAGGATCATCATCGCCATGATCAGAATGATCAGCACCGGGCCGGCGAGCATCTTGAGCTGGCTCGCGTCGCTCAGGCCGGTACGCCCGAACAACGCGGTCATGGTCTGGTTCACTGCGCGGTCTCCGTATCCAGACCGGCCGGCACTTCAATACGCTCCGGCTCGGCCGGGCGCTCGCCGCGCCCCTGGTGATAGCGCTCCAGCTGGAACACCCAGGCGAGCACTTCGGCCACCGCGGCATACAGCGATGCCGGAATCTCGGTCTCGAGCTCGGCGTGGCGATAAAGCGCGCGCGCCAGCGGCGGCGCAGCCAGCTGCGGCACGCCGTGTTCGGCGGCAAGCTCGCGAATCCGCGCAGCCACGTGATCGACCCCCTTGGCTACTACCTTGGGTGCGCCCATTTCTCCATCGCGATAGGCCAGCGCCACCGCGAAATGGGTCGGATTGGTCACGATGACGTTGGCCCTGGGGACCTCGCTCATCATGCGCTTGCGCGCCATGGCCTGCTGTTGCTGGCGAATCCGCGCCTTGAGCTGCGGGTCGCCCTCCGATTCCTTGTGTTCCTTCTTGATCTCGTCGGGGCTCATGCGCAGCTTCTTGTGGTGGCTCCACA from the Salinisphaera sp. T31B1 genome contains:
- the flhA gene encoding flagellar biosynthesis protein FlhA codes for the protein MTALFGRTGLSDASQLKMLAGPVLIILIMAMMILPLPPFVLDLLFTFNIALSVMVLLVSMFTTKPLDFAAFPAVLLFATLLRLSLNVASTRVVLMHGHTGPGAAGDVIEAFGAFLVGGNFAVGLVVFLILIVINFMVITKGAGRIAEVGARFTLDAMPGKQMAIDADLNAGLIDEETAKIRRRETSQEADFYGSMDGASKFVRGDAIAGILIMVINLIGGLLIGMGQHDLSVGEAARTYTLLTIGDGLVAQVPALVISTAAGVTVSRVASDEDVGQQLIGQLFTNPRVLFLCAGVLGLLGLVPGMPNLVFLLFTGLLGGLGWWLGQRERLRLAAEAAETPPPTATAETQEASWDDVQLIDALGLEVGYRLIGLVDAQQNGELLRRIKGVRKKFAAEIGFLPPVVHIRDNLEFAPHTYSLALHGVEIGRGEAFPGQWLAIDPGHASGTLEGREGVDPAFGLPATWIEDGHRDQAEAQGFTVVDAATVIATHINHLLSVNASRMLGRTETQQLLDRVKQDAPGLVDDVVPKPVALSTLTAILQNLLDEDVSIRDMRQILDVLAVQGEHSADANELTAAIRMALGRSIVQHWFGAAAQLEVMSLDSRLEQMLAQALANGGGMEPGLAETLMSQTEEAAARQEGRGVAPVLVVQHELRPLLARFLRRRLPRLAVLSQNEIPDDRSLRVTTLIGGS